In a genomic window of Mycolicibacter heraklionensis:
- a CDS encoding WXG100 family type VII secretion target, whose amino-acid sequence MDAALSYNFDEIEYAVRQEIHSTAARLNAALEELRSQIAPLQQVWTREAAGAYHAEQLRWQHAVSALNQILFDLGSAVRDGAADVADADRRAAGAWGR is encoded by the coding sequence ATGGACGCCGCACTGTCGTACAACTTCGACGAGATCGAATATGCCGTCCGTCAGGAGATCCACTCGACGGCCGCCCGACTCAACGCAGCGCTGGAGGAGCTGCGGTCGCAGATCGCGCCCCTGCAACAGGTATGGACGCGGGAGGCCGCCGGTGCCTACCACGCAGAGCAGCTGCGATGGCAGCACGCCGTCAGCGCGCTGAACCAGATCCTGTTCGACCTGGGCAGCGCCGTGCGTGACGGCGCCGCCGATGTCGCCGACGCGGATCGTCGCGCCGCGGGAGCTTGGGGGAGGTAG
- a CDS encoding WXG100 family type VII secretion target has translation MTTSSSAPAGTTTLSADFDVMLAVAAATDARNEEIRGMLQAFVGRMRAVPPSVWSGLAAVRFQDVVDRWNCESLKLHHALARIAETIRDNERALREVAQAHSHHIVAAGDGI, from the coding sequence GTGACCACATCCAGTTCGGCACCCGCAGGCACCACCACACTCAGCGCCGACTTCGACGTCATGCTCGCCGTCGCGGCGGCCACCGACGCCCGCAATGAGGAGATCCGGGGGATGCTGCAGGCGTTCGTCGGCCGGATGCGGGCCGTACCGCCCTCGGTGTGGTCGGGCCTGGCGGCCGTTCGGTTCCAGGACGTCGTGGACCGCTGGAACTGCGAATCCTTGAAGCTGCACCACGCGCTGGCGCGCATCGCCGAGACCATCCGCGACAACGAACGTGCGCTGCGTGAAGTCGCCCAGGCCCACTCGCACCACATCGTCGCCGCCGGCGACGGAATCTGA
- a CDS encoding PE-PPE domain-containing protein, translating into MGAALRTYLTTGIAIVGSGLIAVGPAEPLPAPPPARQVMLAGIDSPLGSGTALIPGASFVATPSQGWLDAFAELYLAPRGFTGSTQAVTTPESLYPFTGPFSMTFDNSTAQGVQIMVDAITAQIAAGGVSADNPVVVGGYSQSSTLDSLLMSQLAGNGIDPEEVHFVLLGDPSNPNGGMLERFALPEGSNPVATTLGLTFSGATPSDVSPTDIYTYEYDGFAHFPQYPINFLADINAYLGIIFNHSAYLGLTPEQIADAIALPTSTEDGLTNYFMIESASLPLLAPLRLLPFLGNPLADLLQPALSVLINLGYGSVTDSWSGYADVPTPMGFLPDQSVLDQVPDALLNGLQQGVQDAFKTLMDPTNYQLISPETMDYVLGPIINSAIAAFNLDGSQEDISNYLSTFLNGAANWFTEGFQELSLGHTGLPPVDMAGALLFTLPPLAVELFNTEMAAGNPLDAIGEPLAALVGLAPLMLIGALL; encoded by the coding sequence ATGGGGGCTGCGCTGCGCACTTACCTCACGACCGGTATCGCGATCGTCGGCTCCGGCCTGATCGCCGTCGGCCCGGCCGAACCGTTGCCCGCCCCGCCCCCGGCCCGCCAGGTCATGCTCGCCGGCATCGATTCGCCGTTGGGCTCTGGGACCGCACTGATCCCGGGTGCCAGCTTTGTCGCCACACCCAGTCAGGGCTGGCTGGATGCTTTCGCCGAGCTGTATCTGGCGCCCCGCGGCTTCACCGGCTCAACCCAGGCGGTGACGACGCCGGAATCGCTGTACCCCTTCACCGGCCCGTTCAGCATGACGTTCGACAACTCGACGGCCCAGGGCGTGCAGATCATGGTGGACGCGATCACAGCGCAGATCGCCGCCGGCGGCGTCAGCGCGGACAACCCGGTGGTGGTCGGCGGCTACTCGCAGAGCTCCACCCTCGACTCGCTGCTGATGTCGCAGCTGGCCGGCAACGGCATCGACCCCGAAGAGGTCCATTTCGTGCTGCTGGGCGACCCCAGCAACCCCAACGGCGGCATGCTGGAGCGGTTCGCGCTGCCGGAGGGCTCCAACCCCGTTGCCACCACCCTGGGGTTGACATTCAGCGGTGCCACGCCCTCGGACGTCTCCCCGACCGATATCTACACCTACGAGTACGACGGTTTCGCGCACTTCCCGCAGTACCCGATCAACTTCCTGGCCGACATCAACGCCTACCTGGGCATCATCTTCAACCACTCCGCCTATCTGGGCTTGACGCCCGAACAGATCGCCGACGCGATTGCGCTGCCGACCTCGACCGAAGACGGACTGACGAACTACTTCATGATCGAGTCGGCCAGCCTGCCGCTGCTGGCCCCGCTGCGGCTGCTCCCGTTCCTCGGCAATCCCCTGGCCGACTTGCTGCAGCCGGCCCTGTCGGTGCTGATCAACCTGGGCTACGGCAGCGTCACCGACAGCTGGTCGGGATACGCCGATGTGCCCACCCCGATGGGGTTTCTGCCGGACCAAAGCGTGCTCGACCAAGTCCCCGACGCGCTGCTGAATGGCTTACAACAAGGGGTCCAGGACGCGTTCAAAACCCTTATGGATCCCACCAATTACCAACTGATCTCGCCTGAGACGATGGACTACGTACTCGGTCCGATCATCAACTCCGCGATAGCCGCCTTCAACCTCGACGGATCGCAGGAAGACATCTCCAACTACCTGTCGACGTTCCTCAACGGCGCGGCGAACTGGTTCACCGAGGGCTTCCAGGAATTGTCGCTGGGCCACACCGGGCTGCCGCCGGTCGACATGGCCGGGGCGCTGCTGTTCACCCTGCCACCGCTCGCCGTGGAGCTCTTCAACACCGAGATGGCCGCCGGCAACCCACTCGACGCGATCGGCGAACCGCTGGCAGCGCTGGTCGGACTCGCCCCGCTCATGCTGATCGGCGCGCTGCTGTAA
- a CDS encoding helix-turn-helix domain-containing protein, translating to MQTRTLAVEGEARRLLTDTRLPITEIGQRVGLPDAAYFTRQFRQAHGVSPSQWRKSRTGSR from the coding sequence GTGCAGACGCGCACCCTCGCGGTAGAGGGCGAGGCCCGCCGCCTGCTGACCGACACCCGACTGCCGATCACCGAGATCGGCCAGCGAGTCGGACTGCCCGACGCGGCCTACTTCACCAGGCAGTTCCGCCAGGCACACGGCGTCTCGCCCAGCCAGTGGCGAAAGTCCCGCACCGGTTCCCGGTGA
- a CDS encoding type VII secretion-associated protein has product MSLGHRAVIEAGPATIRRRCCGGVESADAAAALEWIDDPVGLVDGQPVAVPELLREVLTCPLPVESVELIHPSWWPARRVDLLTTAARGIAGDVITRTRSTLLANVFQAATVVEIAAGLVAVTGDGSADVVAEPRIGAPDEVADAVAHWVLATARDHPGAVVIDAPAGVGGVAALATMIEQRLRPRLRATVVDQLPPIHRTVDAPVAESAPARRRLRLTPAVVVGSAVALAVLMRHDARPQTADPVTYLVENHVAVQVPADWATRRVTGGPGSARVEVVSPSDPQLVLHLTQAPAAGDTLTAIAEPLQQALQLANAEMPGVFVGFDPAGSSAGRPAVTYREIRNGHHVDWAVLVDHAVRIGIGCQSGPGDDDALRAVCEQAVRSAHAVS; this is encoded by the coding sequence ATGAGCCTCGGGCATCGGGCGGTGATCGAGGCCGGTCCCGCAACCATCCGCCGACGGTGTTGTGGCGGTGTCGAATCGGCCGATGCTGCGGCGGCGCTGGAGTGGATCGATGACCCGGTCGGGCTGGTCGACGGGCAACCGGTGGCGGTGCCAGAGCTGCTGCGTGAGGTGCTGACCTGCCCGCTGCCTGTTGAGTCGGTCGAGCTCATCCACCCGTCGTGGTGGCCGGCCCGACGGGTGGACCTGCTCACCACCGCGGCGCGCGGCATAGCCGGTGACGTCATCACCCGGACACGGTCAACGTTGCTGGCCAACGTATTTCAGGCAGCGACGGTTGTTGAGATCGCCGCCGGCCTGGTGGCCGTCACCGGCGATGGTAGCGCCGACGTGGTCGCCGAGCCGCGCATCGGTGCTCCCGACGAGGTCGCCGACGCGGTGGCGCACTGGGTGCTGGCGACGGCTCGGGACCATCCCGGCGCCGTCGTGATCGACGCACCGGCTGGAGTCGGTGGTGTGGCGGCGCTCGCGACGATGATCGAGCAGCGGCTGCGGCCGCGGCTGCGCGCGACCGTGGTCGATCAGCTGCCGCCGATCCACCGCACGGTCGATGCGCCGGTCGCCGAGTCGGCCCCCGCCAGGCGCCGGCTGCGGCTCACCCCGGCGGTCGTGGTCGGCAGTGCGGTCGCGTTGGCCGTCCTGATGCGCCACGACGCTCGGCCGCAGACCGCGGACCCCGTGACGTACCTAGTGGAAAACCATGTAGCGGTGCAGGTTCCGGCGGACTGGGCGACACGACGGGTGACCGGCGGGCCAGGATCGGCTCGGGTGGAGGTGGTCTCGCCGAGCGACCCGCAGCTGGTGCTGCACCTCACCCAAGCGCCGGCCGCCGGCGACACCCTGACCGCCATCGCAGAGCCGTTACAGCAGGCATTGCAACTCGCCAACGCCGAGATGCCCGGAGTGTTCGTCGGGTTCGACCCGGCAGGCTCCAGCGCGGGACGGCCCGCCGTGACCTACCGCGAGATTCGCAACGGTCATCACGTCGACTGGGCCGTCTTGGTCGACCACGCGGTGCGCATCGGCATCGGATGCCAGAGCGGACCGGGAGACGACGACGCGCTGCGAGCGGTGTGCGAGCAGGCGGTGCGCTCCGCGCACGCCGTCAGCTGA